ACCCAGCCTCCGCACGGTCGTCTGCGGCTCGGCACCGCTGGACCCGGCGCTGGCCAGGCGCACCCAGGCGCGACTGGGCCCCGCGCTGCACAATCTGTACGGCAGCACCGAAACGGGCCTGATTTCGCTGGCCACGCCAGACGATCTGTGCGCCGTGCCAGACAGCGTGGGCCGCCCATTGCCCGGCGTACGGGTGCGCCGCGCGGCGGACGGCCAACTGCAGGTGAGCGGACTGCTGACGCGACAGTGGCTGAACACCGGCGACCTGGGTTCGCTGGACGGTGCGGGCCGCCTGCATCTGGTGGGGCGGGCCGACGACCTGATGGTCATTGGCGGCGAGAACATCTGGCCTGCACAGCTAGAGGCCGCCCTGCTGGGGCTCCCCGGCGTGCGGGCCTGCGCGGTCTTTCCAGTGGCGTGTGCCGAGTACGGCCAGCGGCCCGCCGCGTTCGTGGAGCTTGAACCGGGGGTTTCAGCGGCCAGGCTTCAGGCGGCCCTGGCCGCGCGGTTGCCCTGGCGCCTGCGCCCTGCCCCGTTGACTGTGGTGCCCGAACTGCCCCTGACACCCAGCGGCAAGGTGGCCCGTACAGTCCTCAAAGCTTGGCTGAACCAGGAAGAACCGGCCGGGCTGACGGAGCATGAGCTGTGTCCGGGACACTAAGTTCAAAGCTTGCCGAACAGCGCGTAGCGCAGGCACTTGCTCTTGCCTCAGCAGGCTTGTTTGCGCTCCGCTGACCCTTCGGCTGCGATTCACCGTAGAGTGCCGACCCTGCCGGTAGACCTGTTTGTGCTCCTGCTCTCATGCTTGTGCAGGTGTCAGCGGCCGGCTACACGGATTCCATCTGGCCCGCCAACACATCACAACAGAACCGACGTATCAACTCCACGCCTGTCGGTCCGCTTGTTACCTTTCTGCAAAGCTCTTCGAGCGTGCTGAGCCGCTTTGTCAGTTCGCTGGGATTCAATTATTTTCGCAACCGATGGAATCGGAATCCGGTTTACTTCAGGCCAGGAGTCGGCTCGACCAGGGTCCAGAGGTGGCGCAGCAGGGCGTCAGTGTCCTGAAATTCCAGCCAGGGAGCGGTCTGCTGCCCGGCGCGGACTTCCCGCAGGCCCAGGCGCTGCCCACCGCCGACCAGGCGCTCGATGCGGAGCTGGTACTCCTCGTGGGGGGAAAGATCGTCGTCGCGCCTCATGGTGGGTCAGGCTAAGGGACGGGGCGTTGCGGGGGCGTTGCAGATGCCCATGCCACCCTGAGGCCAAGTGCACCTCGCCATGCTGTAAACGCCGCTGTTTCGTTGGGTCACTCATTTCGGGGGCGTTTGCCCCCCGACTGTTCTGGATTCTGCCTTCAGAGTGTTTAGACTGACCCATGACCGCCGAGCCCCTGTGCCTGCACACCCTGGGTGTGCCCCAGGTCATGCTGGCCGGACAGGTGCTGGACGTTACCGGCAAGAGCATAGCGCTGCTGGTGTATCTGGCCATAGAGGGCCAGACGCCGCGCGAGGTGCTGGCCGACCTGCTGTGGACCGACCAGGACGCGGGGGCCGCGCGGCGCAACCTGCGGGTCCAGGTTCACCGCCTGCGGGCCTCGCCGGCTGGGGCGTGGCTGGCCCTCTCGGGAGGCGCGCTGGGGCTGAGGCCGGGCGTGCAGGTAGACGCGCTGACCTTGCAAGAAGCGCTGGCCGGAGGTGACCTGGCCCGCGCCGCCGCCCTGGCAGGGGGCCGCTTTCTGGACCATCTGAGCGTGCCCGGTGCGGCAGCTTTTGACGACTGGCACGCAGTCACGGCCCAGGCTACCTTTGAGGCGCAGCTGCGCGCCCTGGACGGCCACGCGGCGGCGCAGAGCCGGGCCGGGGCGTGGGCCGGAGCCGCCGCCACCCACCGCCGCGCCCTGGGGCTGGACCCCCTGCGCGAACGCAGCGTGCGCGCCCTCATGGACGCCTGCCTGGCGCTGGGGCAGCCGGAAGACGCCCTGGACGCCTACCGCACGCTAGAACGGCACCTGACGCAGGAGCTGGGGGGAACGCCGCTGCCCGCCACCCAGGCGCTGCGGGCGCAGGTGGAGGCGCTGCTGGCCGGTCCCGTGACGGTGCCCAGCCCCCCGGCCGCGCCGCTGGTGGGCCGCGCGCAGGACTGCCGCGCCCTGCACGAGAACCGCCTGACCCTGGTTCTGGGCGAAGCGGGCCTGGGCAAGACGCGCCTGGTGACCGAAGCGGCAGGTGAGGCGCTGCTGATCCGGGGCGTGCCGGAACTGACCCCACTGCCCTACGGCGCGCTGCTGGACGTGCTGCGCGCCGGGGCCATCCACCACTGCCCACCGCGCTTGTGGCCTCTGCTCAGCGCCGCGCTGGCGCCCCCCGGCACGGCCCCACCCCCCGACCGCGCCGCGCTGCTGGACGCCCTGGCCCAGGCGCTGGTCAGCCTGTGCGGCGGGCGCACCCTGATTCTGGACGACCTGCACTGGCTGGACCCCAGCACCCTGGAAGCCGCCTTCCTGGCCCTGCACAGAGGCGCGCCCCGCCTGTGGCTGACGGCCCGGCCCGCAGAACTGAACGCCAGACCCGAACTGCTGGAGGTGCTGGCCCGCCTGAACCCGCCTCGCCTGACCCTGAACGAGCTGAACGAGGCCGAGGTCGGCACCCTGATCCAGGCGCTGTCAGGGGCCCCCGCGCCCCTGTTCAGCCGGCGGCTGTACGAGGCCACAGCCGGGCACCCCCTGTTTCTGCTTGAAACGCTGCGGGACCTGCGCGAGCGCGGCCTGCTGACCGAGCGCGGTGGGCGCTGGCACACGCCCTTTGACGCCTCCACGGTGAATTACGCCGAGGTCCCGGTGCCGCCCAGCGTCACGGCGGCCATTTCTCAGCGCCTGGACCGCCTGGGGGAGCACACCCGCCGCCTGCTGCACGCTGGGGCACTGTGGGGCGAAACCTTCTCGGCGGCGCTGGTGGCCGCCGCCTGCGACCTGGGCGAGGGGGCCGCGCTCGACGCCCTGGAGGGCGCCGAAACCTCACGCCTGATCGTCCCGGAAGGGCCGGTATACCGCTTTGGGCACCACCTTTACCGCCGGGTCCTGACCGCGACCCTGGGGCAGCCACGCGCCCGCTTTCTCCATGGCCGCCTGGCACGACTGGCCGCCGCCGGAACGCCGCCCGCTGCCCTGGCCCGCCACTATGAACTGGCCGGCGAGGCCGCCCTGGCCTGGCCCCACTGGCACGCCGCCGCCCTGGACGCCGCGCGCCTGTATGCCCACGCCGACGCCCTGGAACTGTCTGCCCGCGCCCTGGCCTGTTCTCCCCCCCCGAACGACGCCTTTGCCCTCCACGCCGAGCGCAGCGACCTGTGCCGCCACCTGGACGATTCAGCCACCCGCCGCGCGGCTCTGGCCGCCATGCAGGCCATTGCCGCCGACCTGAACGACCCGGCCCTGCACGCCGAGCACGCGGTGCGCGCCGCCAAGTGCTGCACCGAAGACGACGACTATGCCGGGGCCATCGCCACGGCCCAGGGCGCTCTGACCCGCTGGGGGGCGTACTTAGGCGCGGACAACCGTTCGGCGCTGCTGCTTGAAAGCGGCGCGGCGCTGGCCTGCCTGGACCGCTGGCCCGAGGCCGAGGGGGCGCTGGGAGAAGCGCTGGCGCTGACGCGCGGGGTCAACCCGGTGCGGGAATCGAACATTCTGTACTGGCTGGGCTACAGCCACTTTCAGACCGGTCAGTTTGACCAGGCCGCGCAGCATTATCTGGCGTCTGTTCAGGCGTTGCCCACCAGCAGCCCCACCCGTGGCCGGGTGCTGAGCCTGTGGCGCTACGGGGCCAGCCTGCGCCGCCTGGGCCAGTGGCCCGCCGCCAGCGCTGCCCTGACTGACGCCGACATCTGCGCCCGCACCCTGAACGCCGGGTCTATTCGCGGCCTGATTGTGGCCGAGCAGGCGGCCCTGGCCCTGGACGGCGGCGACCCCGACACCGCCCGGACGCTGGCCGCCGAGGCTCAGACGCTGCTGCCCCAGCAGGGCGATGAAGGATGGGATGTGCTGCGGCCCGTGCTGGCCGCCGTGGGCCTGGCGCAAGAGGCGTAGAGCGCTGGGGATAAGACCTACCGACCGCTAAAGCCCGACCTGTTTTCTGAAGAAAATCAGCAACCTCCACCTTCGGGCGGATGGCGAGGGGCATCCGGGTCTTGAAGGTGCCACTCTGCGCTTAATGGCGGGGGCTTTATTCATTTAAGTCAGCGCTACCGTAGGGGCATTTCCAGCCCGGCCGCCTGCTGCCCAGTGACCCCCAGAACTGCTAGAAGCGCACAGCGCCCCTACCTTGCCTTAGGGCAATGTAGGGGCGTTTTCTCTGATCTTATGGCGCTTTCGGTTCGTCTTTTTTCTTTTGCACCCCGAACGGGTGGCCTGTGAGTGCGGCGCTGAACAGATTAATGACGAAGGCCCCCGCGAGAAAGAGAAACCCTTTGCGTTGTGTGTTCGAAAGACGGGGCATAACAGAGCACAGCATAGGGCTTCTTCCTGCGTGAGTCAGACACATTTGTGCTCCACAGGCGGCCTGTGGCCTGCTGTGGACTCTTCGTCCCAGCCATAAGCGGTTGACACGGCAATACGGTACTTCGTGTAGACGGCGTTGCCTGCGGCCTGGCACTCTTTCGTGCTGAGACCGCCTGATACGGACTCCGACTGAATCGAGCAGAAGCCGGGTGGAATCCGAGCGGACTTGCAAAGCTGCGCAGCAGAGCGAGCAGGAACAGATGCGGATTTCGCGATATGGAAGCGCAGACGGTGCATTCCCCGGAATCCGTATAATCCCACCTTTTGGCGGATGCTCCTGTGTTAACAGCCTTACACTATGCGTCCATGCACATTCTCCTGAAAGCTGGTATGGCGCTTCTGCTCAGCAGTCTGGCCCCAGCAGAAGGATTCACGGCTAAGGCCGGCTGTTCCCTGGAGACGGTGCCCAAACGTCACTTGCTGATGGTCACGCAGCCACTTTCCAGCGGTTGTCTGACCATCACCGAGCTGCGGAACTCCGAGTTCTTCAAAAAGCTCCGAGTCACCCTTACAGGCCCTGGTGGCAGGCGACTGTGGGGCAAAACCCTGGATGGAAATATCGGCCCCTGGCCCGTACAAGGCACCGACTGGGGCCTGGAACCGGGCGTCCTGTGGCTTGACGTCATGGAGGGATGGGAGTTTGGAACCCACGTCAGTCTGGGACTGAATCTCAGGACAGGCGAGCGGCTCTGGTACGCCGACAGCTTCACGGCGTTCCGGGATGAGCGGAGCGTGGTTATCAATTCCAGCCCACAGCACTCTGCCCACTCCACCCTGAAAGACATCACCCTCTCGGTCTATGACTGGGCAAGTCAAACGCTCAGCCGACGGGTGTACACCATCCCCGACCGCCCCGGCTGCGGCGACACCGACGAATTCGTGCGCGAGGACGCCGCCTACATTCAGCACTGGATAGACGTGCGCTTCCTTTACGCCCAGCGCAAGGATGCCTGCGGCATTTTTGTCGCCCGCTTTGAGTGGCGCTTAAATCCGCCTGCCGCGCCCACCATCCTGCCCCGCTGAACCTGTCCACCCCGCCCGACCTGCCGCCCCCACCTCTGCGCTATGCTGGGCCTTACCGCGCCCAACCGGCGTGGTCATCAAGAATCGCCGACAGGGGTTTTTCCTGCCCATACCGGCGTGGCAACCGGCCCCCATTGCGGCACGGTGCCCTCAGGAAAGTGCCGCCCCCGCGCGCTGACGATAGCGCGAACGGCAACGATGGCCCGCTCTAACGGCGCTCCCGCGCTCAACGCTTGATGTGGCGGCCCTGGTGGCCAGCCCAGTCTGCAAGAGGTTCACGACGTGACGGACATTCGCGCCGAGGCGCACCGACGTATTTTGATTCTGGACGGCGCCTGGGGCACCCAGCTGCAGCGCGCCGGCCTGACTGAAGCCGACTTTCGCCTGCCTGACGCCGACCCCCTGCGGATGTACCGGGGCAATTTCGACCTGCTGCAACTCACCCGCCCGGACGTGATTCGCGGCGTTCACCGCGCCTACTTCGAGGCCGGGGCGGATATCGCCAGCACCAACACCTTCAATTCCACGACCATCAGCCAGGCAGATTACGGCACGGAAGCGCACGCCCGCGCCATGAATGTGGCGGGTGCCCGGCTGGCCCGCGAGGTGGCCGACGAATTCACGGCACGCGACGGCCGCCCCCGCTGGGTGGCCGGCAGCATCGGCCCCACGAACCGCACCGCCACCCTCTCGCCGGATGTGGAGCGCCCTGAGTTCCGCAACGTCACCTTTGACGACCTCGTGGCCGCGTACGCCGAGGCGGCCGAGGGCCTGATCGAGGGCGGCGCCGACCTGCTGCTGCTAGAAACGGTGTTCGATACCCTGAATGCCAAAGCGGCGCTGTACGCCTGCGAGGAAGCCTTTGCCCGCACCGGCAAGACCCTGCCGGTCATGCTGTCCGGCACCATCACCGACGCCTCAGGGCGCACGCTGAGCGGGCAGACCCCCGAAGCGTTTGCCATCAGCACCTCCCACGCTCACCTGTTCAGCCTGGGCCTGAACTGCGCGCTGGGGGCCGACCTGCTGCGCCCCCACCTGCGGGACATCGCCAGCAGCACCGAGGCCCTGGTGTCGGTTCATCCCAATGCGGGCCTGCCCAACGCCTTTGGCGAGTACGACGAAACCCCCGACTACACTGCCGCTGTGCTGGCCGACTTTGCCCGAGAAGGTCTGGTGAATATCGTGGGGGGCTGCTGCGGCACCACGCCCGACCACATCCGCGCGATTGCCGAGGCCATGCGGGACATTGCCCCGCGGACTGCCCCCCGCCTGCCCACCCAGCTGCGCCTGAGCGGCCTGGAGGCGCTGACGGTCACTCCAGAACTGAATTTCGTGAACGTGGGCGAGCGCACCAACGTCACAGGCAGCCCCAAGTTTGCCAAAGCCATTCTGGCCGGCGATTACGAGGCCGGCCTGAAAATTGCCCGCCAGCAGGTCGAAAACGGCGCGCAGCTGGTGGACGTGAATTTTGACGAGGGCATGCTGGACGGCGAAGCCGCAATGGTGCAGTTCCTGAACCTCCTGGCCGGGGAACCGGATATTTCCCGCGTGCCGCTGATGCTGGATTCCTCCAAGTGGGAGATTCTGGAAGCGGGCCTCAAGCGGGTGCAGGGCAAGGCCGTGGTGAATTCAATCTCGCTAAAGGACGGTGAAGAGAAGTTTCTGGAGCGCGCCCGGCTGCTGCGGCGTTACGGCGCGGCGGCGGTGGTCATGGCCTTTGACGAGCAGGGGCAGGCCGACAATCTGACCCGGCGCACCGAGATCACCTCGCGCGCCTACCGCCTGCTGACAGAACAGGCCGACTTTCCGCCGCAGGACATCATTTTCGACCCCAACGTGCTGACGGTGGCCACCGGCATTGAGGAACATGACCGTTACGCGCTGGACTTTATCGAGGCCACGCGCTGGATCAAGGCCAATCTGCCGGGCGCGCTGGTGTCGGGCGGCATTTCCAACGTCTCGTTTGCCTTCCGGGGCAACAACCATGTGCGCGAGGCGATGCACGCGGTCTTTCTGTACCACGCCATCCGCGCGGGCCTGGACATGGGCATCGTGAACGCGGGGATGCTGGCAGTTTACGGGGACATTGAACCCGAACTGCGTGAGGCCGTGGAGGACGTGATTCTGGCCCGCCGCCCACAGACGGGTGACCTCAGCGCCACCGAGCGCCTGGTCGAACTGGCTGACCGTTACAAGGGCATCAAGCGAGAGGTCGGCGCCGCCAGTGCTTGGCGCGACCTGTCCGTGCAGGAGCGCCTGACGCACGCGCTGGTGGCCGGCATCACCGACTTTGTGGATGCCGACGCCGAGGAAGCGTATCAGGCACTCGGCTCGCCGCTGGCGGTTATTGAAGGGCCGCTGATGGACGGTATGAACGTGGTGGGCGACCTGTTCGGAGCCGGCAAGATGTTTCTGCCGCAGGTGGTCAAGTCGGCCCGCGTGATGAAACGCGCTGTGGCCTACCTGACACCGTATATGGAGGCCGAGAAGCAGCAGAGCGGCGGCAAGGGCCGGGTGCTGCTGGCCACCGTTAAGGGCGACGTTCACGACATCGGCAAGAACATTGTGGGTGTAGTGCTGGCCTGCAACGGGTATCAGGTCACCGACCTGGGCGTAATGGTGCCCACCGAGAAGATTCTGGACGAGGCCGCACGCATCGGCGCCGACGTGATTGGGCTGTCTGGCCTGATTACCCCCAGCCTGGACGAGATGGTGACGGTGGCCCGCGAGATGACCCGGCGCGGGCTGACCCTGCCGCTGCTGATCGGCGGCGCGACCACCAGCCGCGCCCACACCGCCGTCAAGATTGACCCGGCCTACCCCGGCCCCGTGGTGCATGTGCTGGACGCCAGCCGCGCCGTGACCACCACCGCCGACCTGCTGGCCGACGCCGCCGGGGTGCAGGCGCGCATCCGCACCGAATACGACGCCCTGCGTGAGCGTCACGGCGGGCGGCAGGTCCGCCTGGTTGACCTGAAAGACGCCCGCGCCCGAGCACCGCAACTCTCCCCCATCCCGGCCCCGGCACCCCGCGAACCTGGCCGGCAGGTCATCGAACAGCCTCTGTCCGGCCTGCTGGACTACATTGACTGGACTCCCTTTTTCATCGCCTGGGAAATGAAGGGCATCTACCCGAACATCCTGACCGACCCCCTGCGCGGCGCCGAGGCCCGCACCCTCTTTGCCGATGCCCAGGCGCTGCTGCGGCGCGTGATAGACGAAAGGTTGCTGACCGCGCGCGGCGTGATCGGGCTGTGGCCCGCAGAGCGCGACGGCGACGACATTGCTGTGCAGGTGTCGCCGTCCGCGCCTCTGGGCGAACCGCTCGACCTGCACACGCACGAACTCGCCGCCGGACGCGAGGCGCTGCCCAAGGTGGTGCATCTGCATACCCTGCGTCAGCAGCGCGACCAGACCACGCCTAACACGGCGCTGGCCGACTTCATCCAGCCGGCTAGTGACCATATCGGGGCATTTGCCGTGGCCATTCACGGCGCCGAGGAATTGGCCGCGCAGTTCGAGGCCGAACACGACGACTACAGCGCCATCTTGGTCAAAGCGGTGGCTGACCGGCTGGCCGAGGCCTTTGCCGAAAAGCTGCACCGCGACGTAAGGACCCGCCACTGGGGTTACGCCCCCGACGAGACACTGGGCAACGACGACCTGATCCGGGAACGCTATCAGGGCATTCGTCCGGCCCCTGGCTACCCTGCCCAACCCGATCACACCGAGAAGCGCACCCTGTTTCGCCTCCTGAAGGCAGAAGAAGCTGGCCTGCGCCTCACCGAATCCTGCGCCATGACCCCTGCGGCCGCCGTCTCTGGCCTGTATTTTGCCCATCCCGAAGCCCGTTATTTTGCCGTGGGCCGCATCGGCCGCGACCAGGTGGAGGACTACGCCACCCGCAAAGGGCTGACCGTGCAGGAAACCGAGCGGTGGCTGGGGCCCATCCTCGCCTACAACGCTGAAGAGGCCACAGGGCGGGAAGAGCCAAGGGAAGCCGTGCCCCTTCGGCCCTTAGAGCCAGTGACCCTCAGACCTGCTGTAGGCGGTTCCCTGTGAGCCGCATCTCGGTCGAACTCGTGCCGCGCAGCCGCTCGGGGCTGAAGGCAGAACTGGCGGAGGTGACGGCGCATCTGAGCGAGGTGGATACCGTCAATATCCCCGACCTGACCCGCTATTCCCTGCGCTCCTGGGCCGGATGCAGCTTTGCGGGGCCGGGCCTGACTTCTATTCCCCACCTGCGGGCGGTGGATTTCAACCCGCGCGAGCCGCTGCCCTTCTTGCCCCTGCTGGAAGCGCATGGCATAGAGGAAGTGCTGGTGGTCACGGGAGACGCGCCCGTGGACATGAGCGCCAAGGTTTACGACGTGGACGCTGTGGACCTGATTCGCCGCCTGAGCCGTGAGGCGCCGCACCTGCGGGTCTATGCAGGGCTTGACCCTTACCGGCAGTCTTTCGTGCGCGAGCGCAACTATCTGGAACGCAAGCTGGACGCCGGCGCATACGGGTTTTTCACCCAGCCCTTCTTCGACCTGCGCGTGGCCGACACCTGGGGTGACCTGCTACCGGACGGCACGCCAGTCTGGTGGGGGGCAACCAGCATTCTCACTGAGGCGAGCTTCAACTACTGGCGGGCCCGCAACCACGCAGTCTTTCCCCGCTCCTTCACGCCGACGCTGGCGTGTAACCGCACCTTTGCCCGCGATCTGCTGCATTTTGCGCGTGAACGCGGTCAGCACGCCTACTTCATGCCCGTAAAGGTCAAGGTGCTCGACTACTTGGGCGGTCTGCTGGGTGGCCAGCAGGAGCGGCTCCCTCATCAGGAAGTCGTCTGGAACGCCAGCCTGTAGAGGGCTGACGGCGCTTCTCTCTGCAAAGGGCCTAGAAGTGGTCGGGGATTGCTTTGAGGTTGCTCCTCCACCCTGACAGGTCTCTCTGTCTACGCTGAGTGAGTCGGCCCCTCTCTCCGAAGCTCAGGGTCAAGGCGTTCCCTAGCGCCCTGCCAACAAAAGAGGCACCAGGATGTCTCCCGGTGCCTTTCTGCATCCCGCCTCAGCTCGCGCTGTTGTCCACCACGACGGTAAAGCTCTTGGTGGCCTTGCCCTTGGCCGGCACATCAACTTTTAGATTGGCTGTGCCCTGGCTGCGAACCGGCGCGGCGCTGTCAATGATGATGATGCGCCCGCCGATGCGCTCGGCGACCTCGGCACGCACGACGCGGTCCTTGCTGCTCTCGAAAGCGTAGGTGACGCGGTAGGTCGTCTTGGTCACGTTCCCCTTGGCGTCTTTGACCTGGGCGGTGGTCTGTACGCTGCGGGTGTAGACCACATCCGGGTCCTCGCCCAGTGTGAAGTCCACGGTGCCGCCCTCGCGCGTCTCGCTGATGTTCGTCTGGCCCACGATCCGGCCGTCCTCGCGCACCGTAATCGGGCCAGCGGGCAAGCGCTGGTCGGCCTTGAAGCGGTAGAAGCGGTTCAGATTCCCCTCGCGCGTCTCGGTGCCGAAGTAGGTGTTCAGGCCCACATAGCGCTCAAAGGTGGTCAGCTTGGGCGTCAGGAAGGGCAACGTCACCACGCTGTTGGCGGGCAGCGTAAAGGGCGTGGTCAGTGCGTACCGGTACAGCCCACGCAGTTCGCCCTGGCTCTCGATTTTGGGTGCAGCACCTGATTCAGCCATTACCGGAGCCGCCATCGCCACATCGCGCATCATGTATGCCGCTTCCTGCTGGTTTTGCACGTTCACATCGCCCGCGTACAGCTCGGTGTTCTGTACCTCGTAGGGCTGCTCGGTGGTGTTGCGAATATCGGCCAGAGCGCCCAGCTGGGCACCGGCGCTGCTGGCCTTCAGGGTGTAACGCGGCTGCCAGGTTACGGCGCGCGTCAGGTAGCCCAGCGTGCCCTGGCCGGGGCGGGCCAGCGTATAGGTCACCGACTGCGTGGGCCGCTGCGCATTCACTGGAGGCAGCACGTCAAACTGCAGGTCCTCGTAGCGAGCATTGAAATAGCGGCCCTGGGCGTCTTTCACCAGCAGGTCACGGGCGCGTACCAACGTCACCGGCTCTAGCTCG
Above is a genomic segment from Deinococcus betulae containing:
- the metH gene encoding methionine synthase produces the protein MTDIRAEAHRRILILDGAWGTQLQRAGLTEADFRLPDADPLRMYRGNFDLLQLTRPDVIRGVHRAYFEAGADIASTNTFNSTTISQADYGTEAHARAMNVAGARLAREVADEFTARDGRPRWVAGSIGPTNRTATLSPDVERPEFRNVTFDDLVAAYAEAAEGLIEGGADLLLLETVFDTLNAKAALYACEEAFARTGKTLPVMLSGTITDASGRTLSGQTPEAFAISTSHAHLFSLGLNCALGADLLRPHLRDIASSTEALVSVHPNAGLPNAFGEYDETPDYTAAVLADFAREGLVNIVGGCCGTTPDHIRAIAEAMRDIAPRTAPRLPTQLRLSGLEALTVTPELNFVNVGERTNVTGSPKFAKAILAGDYEAGLKIARQQVENGAQLVDVNFDEGMLDGEAAMVQFLNLLAGEPDISRVPLMLDSSKWEILEAGLKRVQGKAVVNSISLKDGEEKFLERARLLRRYGAAAVVMAFDEQGQADNLTRRTEITSRAYRLLTEQADFPPQDIIFDPNVLTVATGIEEHDRYALDFIEATRWIKANLPGALVSGGISNVSFAFRGNNHVREAMHAVFLYHAIRAGLDMGIVNAGMLAVYGDIEPELREAVEDVILARRPQTGDLSATERLVELADRYKGIKREVGAASAWRDLSVQERLTHALVAGITDFVDADAEEAYQALGSPLAVIEGPLMDGMNVVGDLFGAGKMFLPQVVKSARVMKRAVAYLTPYMEAEKQQSGGKGRVLLATVKGDVHDIGKNIVGVVLACNGYQVTDLGVMVPTEKILDEAARIGADVIGLSGLITPSLDEMVTVAREMTRRGLTLPLLIGGATTSRAHTAVKIDPAYPGPVVHVLDASRAVTTTADLLADAAGVQARIRTEYDALRERHGGRQVRLVDLKDARARAPQLSPIPAPAPREPGRQVIEQPLSGLLDYIDWTPFFIAWEMKGIYPNILTDPLRGAEARTLFADAQALLRRVIDERLLTARGVIGLWPAERDGDDIAVQVSPSAPLGEPLDLHTHELAAGREALPKVVHLHTLRQQRDQTTPNTALADFIQPASDHIGAFAVAIHGAEELAAQFEAEHDDYSAILVKAVADRLAEAFAEKLHRDVRTRHWGYAPDETLGNDDLIRERYQGIRPAPGYPAQPDHTEKRTLFRLLKAEEAGLRLTESCAMTPAAAVSGLYFAHPEARYFAVGRIGRDQVEDYATRKGLTVQETERWLGPILAYNAEEATGREEPREAVPLRPLEPVTLRPAVGGSL
- a CDS encoding BTAD domain-containing putative transcriptional regulator, giving the protein MTAEPLCLHTLGVPQVMLAGQVLDVTGKSIALLVYLAIEGQTPREVLADLLWTDQDAGAARRNLRVQVHRLRASPAGAWLALSGGALGLRPGVQVDALTLQEALAGGDLARAAALAGGRFLDHLSVPGAAAFDDWHAVTAQATFEAQLRALDGHAAAQSRAGAWAGAAATHRRALGLDPLRERSVRALMDACLALGQPEDALDAYRTLERHLTQELGGTPLPATQALRAQVEALLAGPVTVPSPPAAPLVGRAQDCRALHENRLTLVLGEAGLGKTRLVTEAAGEALLIRGVPELTPLPYGALLDVLRAGAIHHCPPRLWPLLSAALAPPGTAPPPDRAALLDALAQALVSLCGGRTLILDDLHWLDPSTLEAAFLALHRGAPRLWLTARPAELNARPELLEVLARLNPPRLTLNELNEAEVGTLIQALSGAPAPLFSRRLYEATAGHPLFLLETLRDLRERGLLTERGGRWHTPFDASTVNYAEVPVPPSVTAAISQRLDRLGEHTRRLLHAGALWGETFSAALVAAACDLGEGAALDALEGAETSRLIVPEGPVYRFGHHLYRRVLTATLGQPRARFLHGRLARLAAAGTPPAALARHYELAGEAALAWPHWHAAALDAARLYAHADALELSARALACSPPPNDAFALHAERSDLCRHLDDSATRRAALAAMQAIAADLNDPALHAEHAVRAAKCCTEDDDYAGAIATAQGALTRWGAYLGADNRSALLLESGAALACLDRWPEAEGALGEALALTRGVNPVRESNILYWLGYSHFQTGQFDQAAQHYLASVQALPTSSPTRGRVLSLWRYGASLRRLGQWPAASAALTDADICARTLNAGSIRGLIVAEQAALALDGGDPDTARTLAAEAQTLLPQQGDEGWDVLRPVLAAVGLAQEA
- a CDS encoding DUF4139 domain-containing protein, with the translated sequence MKTALPAVLAVASALALGHAHAADLRIYPSFSEVRQPVSSTTNTLNINLPQDTWDSILAGSLDLDGLAFTQAIQKQEPNWLANLEGKTVYLKRDGELEPVTLVRARDLLVKDAQGRYFNARYEDLQFDVLPPVNAQRPTQSVTYTLARPGQGTLGYLTRAVTWQPRYTLKASSAGAQLGALADIRNTTEQPYEVQNTELYAGDVNVQNQQEAAYMMRDVAMAAPVMAESGAAPKIESQGELRGLYRYALTTPFTLPANSVVTLPFLTPKLTTFERYVGLNTYFGTETREGNLNRFYRFKADQRLPAGPITVREDGRIVGQTNISETREGGTVDFTLGEDPDVVYTRSVQTTAQVKDAKGNVTKTTYRVTYAFESSKDRVVRAEVAERIGGRIIIIDSAAPVRSQGTANLKVDVPAKGKATKSFTVVVDNSAS
- a CDS encoding methylenetetrahydrofolate reductase, encoding MSRISVELVPRSRSGLKAELAEVTAHLSEVDTVNIPDLTRYSLRSWAGCSFAGPGLTSIPHLRAVDFNPREPLPFLPLLEAHGIEEVLVVTGDAPVDMSAKVYDVDAVDLIRRLSREAPHLRVYAGLDPYRQSFVRERNYLERKLDAGAYGFFTQPFFDLRVADTWGDLLPDGTPVWWGATSILTEASFNYWRARNHAVFPRSFTPTLACNRTFARDLLHFARERGQHAYFMPVKVKVLDYLGGLLGGQQERLPHQEVVWNASL